One stretch of Jiangella gansuensis DSM 44835 DNA includes these proteins:
- a CDS encoding serine hydrolase, which produces MTTPSAAFGFSGEAVRTAHEIERDWAGTGLRGSLYALNIDTGEDLGFDAHVPYVLASVSKVPLALVVLDLAARGRLDLAEQLELRPETRTPGPTGVSVFRHPTRVALEDLLYLTLAVSDNAAADALFELVPPEEVTRTLQAWGCEGIVVRHPMRRLYDAVAAVAPDDPVLALELAVRATTEGGGHVLPTLDVAAATSGTAAGMVGLLARVWTDAVSVPAATGRLRELMGHQVNRQRMVSELASDAVTVRSKTGTFLNLRLEAGVVETSTKDRIAVAAFTASTVPARSQPEADRAIGRAARAAVDVLRL; this is translated from the coding sequence GTGACCACCCCGTCGGCGGCGTTCGGCTTCTCGGGAGAGGCGGTACGCACCGCGCACGAGATCGAGCGTGACTGGGCTGGCACCGGCCTGCGCGGGTCGCTGTACGCGCTCAACATCGACACCGGCGAGGACCTCGGCTTCGACGCGCACGTGCCGTACGTGCTGGCGTCGGTCAGCAAGGTGCCGCTCGCGCTGGTTGTCCTGGACCTGGCGGCACGCGGCCGGCTGGACCTGGCGGAGCAGCTCGAACTGCGACCGGAGACGCGGACCCCAGGGCCGACCGGCGTATCGGTGTTCCGGCACCCCACCCGGGTGGCGCTGGAGGACTTGCTCTACCTCACGCTCGCCGTCAGCGACAATGCCGCCGCCGACGCACTGTTCGAGCTCGTCCCGCCCGAGGAGGTCACCCGGACGCTGCAGGCGTGGGGGTGCGAGGGCATCGTGGTGCGGCATCCGATGCGCCGGCTCTACGACGCCGTCGCCGCGGTGGCGCCGGACGACCCGGTGCTCGCCCTCGAGCTCGCCGTCCGCGCCACCACCGAGGGCGGCGGGCACGTGCTGCCGACCCTGGACGTCGCGGCGGCCACCAGCGGCACCGCCGCCGGCATGGTGGGGCTGCTCGCGCGGGTATGGACCGACGCGGTCAGCGTGCCGGCGGCCACCGGTCGCCTGCGCGAGCTGATGGGACACCAGGTCAACCGGCAGCGGATGGTCTCCGAACTCGCCTCCGACGCGGTCACGGTGCGCAGTAAGACCGGTACGTTCCTCAACCTGCGGCTCGAGGCGGGCGTGGTCGAGACGTCGACGAAGGACCGCATCGCGGTTGCGGCGTTCACCGCGTCCACCGT
- a CDS encoding LysR family transcriptional regulator, with the protein MDLIGHLEAFVAVAEARSFTKGAEACGTPQPVVSRRISALERHLGTALLHRTSRRVELTNAGRTLLPHAADLVARAGHFHNLAAAARVAGLNVGIPPGPSPRALVAARRAAADHGVTLTFAEQPRAERASLVRLGRLDVALLPCPPDEEELGTELGAATAEPDAAGGPDAVAVGTLRGRRVHLDQLRRSAGDDGRPRELHVDAEDDVPWVRDPVHRAARAAGLRDHQVRVGTPSIEALTCALEYGDVLLCTREWAAARQLRWRHLGGVAVRRSYTVASRPHPARELVRSLLPVLALAAGLEPRSRSEAS; encoded by the coding sequence GTGGACCTGATCGGGCACCTCGAAGCGTTCGTCGCGGTCGCGGAGGCACGCAGCTTCACCAAGGGGGCCGAGGCGTGCGGGACGCCGCAGCCGGTCGTGAGCCGCCGCATCTCCGCCCTCGAACGGCACCTCGGCACCGCCCTACTACACCGCACATCCCGGCGGGTCGAGCTGACCAACGCCGGCCGGACCCTCCTGCCGCACGCCGCCGATCTGGTCGCCCGGGCCGGGCATTTCCACAACCTGGCCGCGGCCGCGCGGGTAGCCGGCCTCAACGTCGGCATCCCGCCCGGGCCGTCCCCTCGTGCGCTCGTCGCCGCCCGCCGGGCCGCCGCCGACCACGGCGTCACGCTGACGTTCGCCGAGCAGCCGCGCGCCGAGCGCGCCAGCCTGGTCCGGCTGGGCCGTTTGGACGTGGCGCTGTTGCCGTGCCCGCCGGACGAGGAAGAGCTCGGCACCGAACTCGGCGCGGCGACTGCCGAGCCCGACGCCGCCGGCGGCCCCGACGCCGTCGCCGTCGGCACCCTGCGCGGCCGGCGGGTGCACCTGGACCAGCTACGACGCAGTGCCGGCGACGACGGCCGGCCACGCGAGCTGCACGTCGACGCCGAGGACGACGTGCCGTGGGTGCGTGACCCCGTGCATCGGGCCGCCCGGGCCGCCGGCCTGCGCGATCACCAGGTGCGGGTCGGCACTCCCAGCATCGAGGCGCTGACGTGTGCCCTCGAATACGGCGATGTGCTGCTGTGCACGCGCGAATGGGCCGCCGCCCGGCAGCTTCGGTGGCGCCACCTCGGCGGGGTCGCCGTCCGCCGGTCCTATACGGTGGCCAGCCGGCCGCACCCGGCGCGCGAGCTGGTCCGCAGCCTGCTGCCGGTGCTGGCCCTCGCGGCCGGACTGGAACCGCGGAGCAGATCGGAGGCATCGTGA
- the bla gene encoding class A beta-lactamase: MDRRSTPITGRQPSRRNVLRLGLATPLALSGLAAAAAPATATAPATAAAPAAAPTRTARAVGTMSGSDDAVSALEQAYDTTIGLAARNLDTGARLIHRAADRFPMLSVFKTLAVAAVLRDHDEHGETLRRRVWYPPADVLEYAPVAAEHVDTGMTVAELCDATLRLSDNTAANLLLREIGGPRGLTAFIRSIGDHVTRLDRWEPDLNTAVPGDERDTTTPAAIARAYAGLLTGTTLSRPDRNRLTSWMLDNQTSDTRFRAGLPRGWRLADKTGSGAYGTNNDVGVAWSPDGTPVVIAALSRRDRPDATGNDEVLAELARLVVDRIG; encoded by the coding sequence ATGGACAGGCGATCGACCCCGATCACCGGGCGGCAACCGAGCCGGCGCAACGTGCTGCGGCTGGGTCTGGCGACACCGCTGGCGCTGTCGGGCCTGGCCGCCGCGGCCGCCCCCGCGACGGCGACTGCGCCTGCTACGGCGGCCGCACCCGCCGCGGCGCCGACTCGGACGGCTCGAGCCGTGGGCACGATGTCCGGCAGCGACGACGCCGTGTCGGCGTTGGAGCAGGCCTACGACACGACCATCGGCCTGGCGGCCCGCAACCTCGACACAGGTGCCCGGCTGATCCACCGGGCCGCCGACCGCTTCCCGATGCTGTCGGTGTTCAAGACGCTTGCCGTGGCGGCCGTGCTGCGCGATCACGACGAGCACGGGGAGACCCTGCGCCGCCGCGTGTGGTATCCGCCGGCGGACGTGCTGGAGTACGCCCCCGTCGCCGCCGAGCACGTCGACACCGGCATGACCGTGGCCGAACTGTGCGACGCCACTCTGCGCCTCAGCGACAACACCGCCGCCAACCTGCTGCTGCGGGAGATCGGCGGCCCGCGCGGGCTGACTGCATTCATCCGGTCCATCGGCGACCACGTCACCCGGCTGGACCGCTGGGAACCGGACCTCAACACCGCGGTCCCCGGCGACGAACGCGACACCACGACGCCGGCGGCGATTGCCCGCGCGTACGCCGGACTGCTGACGGGGACCACGCTGTCCCGCCCCGACCGGAACCGGCTCACTTCCTGGATGCTGGACAACCAGACGTCGGACACCCGGTTCCGGGCCGGTCTGCCACGTGGCTGGCGACTGGCCGACAAGACCGGCTCCGGCGCCTACGGCACCAACAACGACGTCGGCGTCGCCTGGAGCCCGGACGGCACGCCTGTCGTCATCGCCGCGCTCAGCCGCCGCGACCGCCCGGACGCGACCGGGAACGACGAGGTCCTCGCCGAGCTGGCTAGGCTCGTCGTCGACCGGATCGGCTGA